In Streptomyces dangxiongensis, one DNA window encodes the following:
- a CDS encoding YveK family protein — MTDNHTRHHRSSRLSRARALPSWALVAAGVLAGGLLGSGYGVLKTPEYTATSYVIAVPTERSDTATALGFAQAYGRVATQLAVIGDAQVEAGVPARTLRDSVRTSTSPDAPMVAVSAVSGRPSQAADMANAVAHALIRHADTDKAGTHVGLLQFSRAVTPAEPGSASAGVTGLVGASAGGLLGALALLVRPGRRPEDETVRPASVPGPAVAADAHGKL; from the coding sequence ATGACCGACAACCACACCCGGCACCACCGCTCTTCCCGTCTGTCCCGCGCCCGCGCGCTGCCGTCCTGGGCGCTCGTGGCGGCCGGTGTCCTCGCGGGCGGACTGCTGGGCAGCGGGTACGGGGTGCTGAAGACCCCGGAGTACACGGCGACCAGCTATGTCATCGCCGTTCCCACGGAACGGTCCGACACCGCCACCGCACTCGGTTTCGCCCAGGCCTACGGCCGGGTCGCCACCCAGCTCGCGGTCATCGGCGACGCGCAGGTGGAGGCCGGGGTGCCGGCGAGGACCCTGCGCGACAGCGTGCGCACCTCGACGTCGCCGGACGCCCCCATGGTGGCCGTCTCCGCCGTCTCCGGCCGCCCGTCCCAGGCCGCCGACATGGCCAACGCTGTCGCCCACGCCCTCATCCGGCACGCCGACACCGACAAGGCCGGCACGCACGTCGGGCTCCTGCAGTTCTCCCGGGCGGTGACGCCGGCCGAGCCGGGCTCGGCCTCCGCCGGGGTGACCGGGCTGGTCGGGGCGAGCGCGGGCGGGCTGCTCGGCGCCCTGGCGCTGCTGGTCCGGCCGGGCCGCCGGCCGGAGGACGAGACGGTGCGCCCGGCCTCGGTGCCCGGCCCGGCCGTCGCCGCCGACGCGCACGGCAAGCTGTGA
- a CDS encoding glycoside hydrolase family 26 protein — MALQQRRDRSRRLTVVAAAVAATVVLATGPGSAAGAAWAAGPPAPAPTAPAPATPPAIPLAPAASQATPAGPAVPVPVRAVPPFGAFLDSGARGVARMAELSHWLGGTELRVAHTYLPGGRWRDIEGPPGFLDVWAHWRREKADRTLVLNVPMQERNEENVPDSEVRRLLGQAAAGAFDRHFRALAEKLVQLKVPDTVIVLGWEMNGTTYTHRCGPDPDAWKTYWNRIVTTMRAVPGQAFRFDFTPSRGRDAVPWTECYPGDDTVDIIGMDSYDQPSGLSFDQQVKEPLGLQQHVEFAKSHGKPISYPEWGLFRNGDNAEYMRRMLAWFDEHRPLYNTLTDYCPHGVWQCSGNPRSSRIYRTTLYGRTDQPVPAPTPTPTPVPEPTPTTKPPAHCSPLDLGDWVEYWLGGKLCIRLDWWSRSR, encoded by the coding sequence ATGGCTCTACAGCAGCGACGGGACCGCTCCCGGCGGCTGACCGTGGTCGCGGCGGCGGTCGCCGCGACGGTCGTCCTGGCGACCGGACCCGGGTCCGCGGCGGGGGCGGCGTGGGCCGCCGGCCCTCCCGCGCCCGCCCCGACGGCACCGGCACCGGCGACCCCACCGGCCATCCCGCTCGCACCGGCGGCCTCGCAGGCCACCCCGGCGGGGCCGGCCGTCCCGGTACCGGTGAGGGCGGTCCCGCCGTTCGGGGCCTTCCTGGACTCCGGGGCCCGCGGGGTCGCCCGGATGGCCGAGCTGAGCCACTGGCTCGGCGGGACCGAGCTGAGGGTCGCCCACACCTATCTGCCCGGCGGCCGCTGGCGGGACATCGAGGGCCCACCCGGCTTCCTGGACGTCTGGGCGCACTGGCGGCGCGAGAAGGCCGACCGCACCCTCGTGCTCAACGTGCCGATGCAGGAGCGCAACGAGGAGAACGTCCCCGACTCCGAGGTGCGGCGGCTGCTGGGGCAGGCCGCGGCCGGCGCGTTCGACCGTCACTTCAGGGCCCTGGCCGAAAAGCTGGTGCAGCTCAAGGTGCCGGACACGGTCATCGTGCTCGGCTGGGAGATGAACGGCACCACCTACACCCATCGCTGCGGACCGGACCCCGACGCCTGGAAGACGTACTGGAACAGGATCGTCACCACCATGCGCGCGGTGCCGGGCCAGGCGTTCCGGTTCGACTTCACGCCGAGCCGCGGCCGGGACGCCGTGCCCTGGACCGAGTGCTACCCGGGGGACGACACGGTCGACATCATCGGCATGGATTCCTACGACCAGCCGAGTGGATTGTCGTTCGACCAACAGGTGAAAGAGCCCCTCGGTCTCCAGCAGCACGTGGAATTCGCGAAATCCCACGGCAAGCCCATCTCCTATCCGGAATGGGGCCTGTTCCGCAACGGTGACAACGCCGAGTACATGCGGCGCATGCTCGCCTGGTTCGACGAACACCGGCCGCTGTACAACACGCTGACCGACTACTGCCCGCACGGTGTGTGGCAGTGCTCGGGCAACCCCCGCTCGTCGCGGATCTACCGGACCACCCTGTACGGCCGCACCGACCAGCCGGTCCCGGCGCCCACACCGACCCCGACCCCCGTCCCCGAGCCCACGCCCACCACGAAGCCCCCGGCCCACTGCTCGCCGCTGGACCTCGGCGACTGGGTCGAGTACTGGCTCGGCGGAAAGCTCTGCATCCGCCTCGACTGGTGGTCGCGGAGCCGCTAG
- a CDS encoding polysaccharide deacetylase family protein has translation MPSSVESARAATSAAAGTGPVPWIAMYHSVGDCSDDPYRITVTPDRLDRQLRWLRGQGLRGVSVGELLAARARGGGRDLVGLTFDDGYADFVAHALPVLARRECTATLFVLPGRLGGDNAWDPRGPRKPLLTADGIRRAAAAGVEIGSHGLTHVDLTRADDARLAAETAGSRAALEELTGTPVSGFCYPYGTVDRRAVDAVRRAGYGYACAIDPGGLNGPHVLPRVHVGQNDTGVRLFLKYRLHRLRRRPVEGLR, from the coding sequence ATGCCGTCTTCCGTTGAGTCCGCTCGCGCGGCGACCTCGGCCGCCGCCGGCACCGGTCCGGTCCCGTGGATCGCCATGTACCACTCGGTCGGTGACTGTTCCGACGACCCGTACCGCATCACGGTCACCCCCGACCGGCTGGACCGGCAGCTACGCTGGCTGCGCGGGCAGGGGCTGCGCGGGGTGTCCGTGGGCGAACTGCTCGCCGCCCGGGCCCGGGGCGGGGGGCGGGACCTGGTGGGTCTCACCTTCGACGACGGGTACGCCGACTTCGTCGCCCACGCCCTGCCCGTGCTGGCGCGCCGGGAGTGCACGGCCACCCTGTTCGTGCTGCCCGGCCGGCTCGGCGGCGACAACGCCTGGGATCCGCGGGGCCCGCGCAAGCCGCTGCTGACCGCCGACGGCATCCGGCGGGCCGCCGCGGCGGGCGTCGAGATCGGCTCGCACGGCCTCACCCACGTCGATCTGACCCGGGCCGACGACGCGCGGTTGGCGGCGGAGACCGCCGGCAGCCGGGCCGCGCTGGAGGAGCTGACCGGCACCCCGGTGAGCGGCTTCTGCTATCCGTACGGCACGGTCGACCGGCGTGCCGTGGACGCCGTGCGGCGGGCCGGTTACGGCTACGCCTGCGCCATCGACCCCGGTGGGCTGAACGGCCCGCACGTCCTGCCGCGTGTGCACGTCGGGCAGAACGACACCGGCGTACGCCTGTTCCTGAAGTACCGGCTGCACCGGTTGCGCCGGCGGCCGGTCGAGGGGCTGCGGTGA
- a CDS encoding glycosyltransferase: MRALHVITGLGVGGAEQQLRLLLRHLPVECDVVTLTEPGAVADGLVADGVRVVHLGMAGNRDLGALPRLARIVRRGRYDLVHTHLYRACLYGRIAARLAGVRAVVATEHSLGDSQMEGRPLTAGVRSLYLLGERLGRSTVAVSPTVAARLTRWGVPGQRIAVVPNGIDLERFAFDPVARRHARQQLGLPEDAFVIGGIGRLVPGKRFDVVVRALAALPDDCRLLLVGGGPEERALRESARAAGVAGRVLFAGERPYLPDGSSGPGLPALASAMDVLAAPSPEEAFGLAVVEALAAGLPVRYTSCPALEDLPPGAAPDALRVPCDAGAYARALAGVRAAGPGPRTAPEAARHYCITRSAARLMDVYTATLARTVPKSRSPQEVSPS, translated from the coding sequence GTGAGGGCGCTGCACGTCATCACCGGGCTCGGGGTGGGCGGCGCCGAGCAGCAACTGCGGCTGCTGCTGCGCCATCTGCCCGTCGAGTGCGACGTGGTGACGCTGACCGAACCCGGGGCGGTGGCCGACGGGCTGGTGGCCGACGGGGTCCGGGTGGTGCACCTGGGCATGGCCGGCAACCGCGACCTGGGCGCGCTGCCCCGGCTGGCCCGGATCGTCCGGCGGGGCCGGTACGACCTCGTGCACACCCACCTCTACCGGGCCTGCCTGTACGGGCGGATCGCCGCCCGGCTGGCCGGGGTGCGGGCGGTCGTCGCCACCGAACACTCCCTCGGCGACTCGCAGATGGAGGGCCGGCCGCTCACCGCGGGGGTGCGTTCGCTGTATCTGCTGGGCGAGCGGCTGGGCCGGTCCACCGTCGCCGTGTCGCCCACGGTCGCCGCCCGGCTGACCCGCTGGGGTGTGCCGGGGCAGCGCATCGCGGTCGTACCCAACGGCATCGACCTGGAACGTTTCGCCTTCGACCCGGTGGCCCGCCGGCACGCCCGGCAGCAACTCGGCCTGCCGGAGGACGCCTTCGTCATCGGCGGCATCGGCCGGCTGGTCCCCGGCAAGCGTTTCGACGTCGTCGTCCGCGCCCTGGCCGCGCTGCCCGACGACTGCCGGCTGCTGCTGGTCGGCGGCGGACCGGAGGAACGCGCGCTGAGGGAGAGCGCGCGGGCGGCGGGGGTCGCCGGACGGGTGCTGTTCGCCGGCGAGCGGCCGTACCTGCCCGACGGCTCGTCCGGGCCCGGCCTGCCCGCGCTGGCCTCGGCGATGGACGTGCTCGCCGCCCCCTCCCCGGAGGAGGCGTTCGGCCTCGCGGTCGTGGAGGCGCTCGCGGCCGGGCTGCCCGTGCGCTACACCTCCTGCCCGGCCCTGGAGGACCTGCCGCCCGGCGCCGCCCCGGACGCGCTGCGCGTCCCCTGCGACGCCGGCGCCTACGCCCGTGCGCTCGCCGGCGTCCGTGCCGCCGGGCCCGGTCCGCGCACCGCGCCGGAGGCGGCCCGCCACTACTGCATCACCCGCAGTGCCGCCCGGCTCATGGACGTCTACACGGCGACGCTCGCCCGCACGGTCCCGAAGTCCCGATCCCCTCAGGAGGTCAGCCCCTCATGA